The DNA segment CGATTGCGCCGAGCAAATGGGCACTACCTTGGTTGCCGCGCTGATTCATCAAGACCGATTGTACTGGCGCTCGGTCGGAGACAGTCATTTGTACTTGTGCCGCGATGCGCGGCTGAGCCAACTCAATGCCGATCATAACTTCGCCAGACAACTGCAACGGCAAGTGGGCGAGGGCTTGATCAGCCAGGATGACGCGGATACGCATCCCGAACGCAAGGCCCTGGAGTTCTTCATTGGATTAGAACTCTTGCCAGAGGTCGAACGTAACCGGCAACCCTTGCCGTTACGGGCTGGCGACATATTGCTGCTGTGTTCCGACGGTATCGACGGCGTGCTGCCGGCGGAAGAGATGGTGGCTTGCCTGAACCAATCGCCGATGATAGCGGCCCAGCGCCTATGCGACGAAGTATTAGCCAGGCAGCAACCTAACCAGGATAACTTGACTGCGGTGGTGTTGGCCTATCAAGCCGATCAGCCTCAACCGAGGCAATTATCGGGTCGGGTAATGAATATCGGATGTTTGCGGATCGGTATTTTGTCGCTGGGACTGGTGCTAGCCTATTTGCTTATACGCCAATATCTGGCATAAGCATCCCAGCAGGCTAAAATTCAGCACCGGTAACATGAGTCTGTTTTATTTCAATATGATTCGCCGCCGTTGCGAATCGGGATCATCAAGTAATGACAAGCCAGCCGCCCAATCTTGAAAATGTTTGCATGACGCTCGATAAGACCACCGAATACATCGAGCTCGACAAACAAGAGCAAGCCAAGATTCTACAGTTTCAGCAGGATGTCTTGAAGTTGGTGGTGCTGGGTTATGATTGTGGCGAAGTATGCGAAAAGCTTTGCCTATTGGAAGAACAGTTATTACCCAACTCGGTGGCTTCGGTCATGTTGCTGGACGACACCGAACAATATTTAAACGTCTTTGTAGCGCCGAACATACCGCAAGAGGGGATTGCCCAACTCAACGGCTTGAGACCCGGCCCTTGTGCCGGTTCTTGTGGGAATGCCATTTATCGGCAAGAGCCGGTCTATGTCGAAAATGCCTTCACCGACCCTCGCTGGCAAGACATTCGCCATTTAGCTACCGACTTCAATATTTGCGCCTGCTGGTCGATGCCGATACGCGGTAAGGGCGGCCGAGTCATCGGTTCGTTTGCCTTGTCCAGTTTTGAACATCGACTGCCCGGCCCTTTTCACTGTAAGTTATTGGAAATCGGTAGTTTCATTATCGGCATTGTGCTGGAACAGCGAAAAACCAATCAGCAGCTGCATTTGTCCGGGAAGGTGTTCGAGCACAGTACCGAAGGCATCATGATCACCGACATTAACAATAAGATTGTTTCGGTGAACCGGGCCTTTACTCGCATTACAGGCTATCGGCGCGATGAGGTATTGGGCAAGAACCCTTCGTTGTTGTCATCGGAGCAGCATGATCCCGATTTCTATCGGCAAATGTGGCAACGCATCAAAGCCGCCGGACACTGGCAAGGCGAAATTTGGAACAAAACCCGTGACGGCTCGCTCTATCCACAGTGGTTGAGTATCACCGCCATTTTGGATGAGCAGCAGCGGGTGACGCATTATTTGGGGATTTTTTCCGACATCTCGGAAAAAAAGCAAACGGCCGAAATTATCTGGCGGCAAGCCAATTATGACCTGTTAACCGGCTTGCCGAACCGAAACCGGTTTTATGACCAGTTGGCGCGGGATATTAAAAAAGCCGGCCGTACTGGCCGGCGCATAGCCTTGATGTTTATCGATCTGGATCGCTTCAAGGAAGTCAACGATGCCATGGGACACAGCAGCGGCGATGCCTTGTTGAACGCCGCTGGAAAAAGATTGCTGAGTTGTGTCCGAGACACCGATTTGGTGGCCCGGTTGGGAGGCGATGAATTTACCTGTATTTTGAATGATATTGCCAACGCCGATGGAATCGAGCAAATTTCCGAGCAGATATTGCACAAGCTAACCGAGCCGTTCGATCTGGATGGCAAGCCGGCTTATGTTTCGGCCAGTATCGGGATTACGCTATATCCCGACGATGCGCTGACCGAAGACGCCCTATTGAAATGCGCGGATCAGGCCATGTACGCCGCCAAAAATCAAGGACGTAATCGTTGGTGTTTTTTCACGCCGGCGATGCAAGTTGCCGCTGAAAAGCGTTCCCGCACCGCCAGCGATTTACGCGTGGCGCTGGCCAACAAGCAATTTTATTTGCTCTATCAGCCGATAGTGGAACTCGCAAGCGGCAAGGTGCATAAGGCGGAGGCCTTGATACGTTGGCAACATCCCGAATATGGCATTATCAGTCCGGCCGAATTCATCCCGGTTGCCGAAGAAACCCGGATGATTTTGGATATCGGCAATTGGGTGTTCGAGCAGGCCGTCGGCCAGGTTGCGATTTGGCAGGCGACTTACGGTAGCGAGTTTCAAGTCAGCATCAATAAATCGCCGGTGCAGTTTTACAACGAAAGTAGCCAATGCTGGTCCGATAATCTGCGACGCTTGGGATTGTCCGGCCACAGCATCGTGGTTGAAATTACCGAAAGCTTATTGCTTGATGCCAGCGAGCAGGTTTCCCGGCAATTGCTGAGTTTTCGCGACGCCGGCATTCAGGTGGCGATTGACGATTTCGGCACCGGCTATTCGTCATTGGCCTATCTGAAAAAATTCGATATCGATTATCTGAAAATCGATCAGTCGTTTGTGCGTAATTTGAGCTCGGAATCCAGCGATTTAGTGCTTTGCGAAGCCATCATCACCATGGCTCACCGTTTGGGCATGAAAGTCATAGCCGAGGGGGTGGAAACGCAACAGCAATGTGATTTGTTGATGGAAACCGGTTGTGATTATGCCCAAGGCTACCTGTTTTCCAGGCCGTTAAGCGCCGAAGCGTTTGACGGCTTTATCACCGAACAAGGCAGGGCCAAATCGCTTGTCACCGGCTAACGCACGGGCGGACAATCACCGCCGTTCGCAGGCGGGTCTTGCCAAAACTGGCCATCCGCTCGAAATCGTTCCGCGCCACCGGGATAAACTGGCAATCCAGTTCGCTTTGCCGGTGTTCTTCGGGGTCGGAATCGTGCATGTACAGGCAATCGTCATCGAAACCACTCATCACCACCCAATGCGGGGCTTTTTTTCTATCCATCGAATAGGTACTGATCAGGACTAGCGGGATGGCGCCGTCATTGAACGCCGCGATCAGGTCGGCTTGGGTGATGTTGCTGTAATGTATGGGAATAGCCTGTTCCTCGGCCTCGCGTTTGAAATAAGTGTCCACCAGCTCGATCACCTGTTTTTTCTCATCGTTGCGCACGCTGTCGATAAATAACGGCCCGGTTTGATTGATCCAGACTTCGACCGAAAATTGCCGGCGTTTGGCCGCCAGCGCCAGACCCACCGGATGGCAGCCGCCATGGCCCGATGTCATGAATATGGTGGTGGCCTCGCGCCACAGATTGATTTCTTCGTCCAATGACGGCAGGTAGGCCGAATTCAACGCATGCATCGCCATCATCAAGGCCGCCGGGCCGCAGGTAAATGGCGTAGTTTGCCGCAGCCAGTGTACTTGCCGGTGTTGCGGCGTGTCGCGGTAACGGCGGATGCGTTTTTGGTAACGCAAGGCATCCTTGTGATCCTGATAATAATCCCGGTATAAACCAAACTTTTGAAACCCCAAGGCTTGATACAGATTGATGGCCGGCGTGTTATCGACCCCTACTTCCAGCCGCAAATACAGCCTGCCGTCATCGCGAGCCGCTTGCTCGCCGGCGATCATCAGCGCCTTGGCGATGCCCCGGCCACGTAGCACGGGAGCCACCGCCAGCGAATAAATCCGCGCTAACCGGGTGCCGGGGTGGTAAATGATCAAAATATAGCCGGCGATATTCTTATCGGCCTCGGCTACCAGCAATGCTCGGTGCTCGGTGGTCAGCCAGTGGCGGAAGCTGCGGCGGCTGAGTTTATCGGTATCGAAGCTGGCGTTTTCCAGCTTGACCAGCGCTTCCAGATCGTTAGGCTGGGCCGGGCGTATGGATAGATTCAAGACGAAACTCCCCGCAAACCTTGTGCAATCACCTGGCGGGCGCGGAATAGCACCATTTCTTGCCATGCGCTATCATTCGGACAAAAGTGCCGGCGCATCAGTTTGGCGTGAGCCATGCGTTCGGCGGTGTTATCGGTTTGCGCCCATAACTGGTGATCGCGCAGCAGGGTTTCGAATAGACAGTCGGTGCTGTAGGTGCCGAATTCCAAGGTGATGTAGCAGCTGTTTTTGTCCATGATCGCATGCCAGGCATAATCCAGTAGTCCCAGTTTCGGAACCGAACTGGAAGTACCGGCCAGGGGCAGGGTGGTGGCATCGCCATACCATTGCTTGGCGACCATTGCGCCATCGCTGTCCGGGGCGTGATCGCAAATGATTTCGCCGTAGCCATAGGAGCCCAGTCCGGTATGCAGATCGATTAGCGCCAGCCGGCGCTGGGAGAGGGAATGGTGGCGGATTATGTCTTCGCAAACCAAGCGGCCATGTGCCGGTGCTCGTCCGCCGTAAAACGGGCCGGCGGGATCGAGATATTGGCCGCCGCTGATGGCTTTTTCCAGCGCAACTCGGCCGTATTCGCGTTCGTAGTCGGCAAAGGCCTGTCGCCTTTGGTTGCTGTCGGTTTCGAACATCGCCCAGCGTAGCCGATCGTAATCCGGGTTATCGGGCAAGGGCCTTGAAAAGTCCACCGCGTTGCGGTTCAGATCAACGCCGTCGGCATCGCAGCGCCGTAGCCAGGCATAGCCCCAGGGAGTCAAGGCGTGAACCAGCAATAGCGCGCTGTTGGTAGGGATAACAAACTTGCCGCAAGCCAGCAGCTGCAGCAGATCGGATTGAATCGCGCTGCCGGTAAGGCCTTCGACCCCATGGGTGCCGGCCAGCAGCACCATGACGTTTTCGGCCTCGTCGTTACCGATCCAGGCCGTATCGGTAAACAAAGCTTCGTTGTCGGGGCCATGGCCCGCGCAAGGGTATGGCCGTTGCCGCTGCGAAAGCCTAGCGACGGCATCCAACCATTGCTGGCGCCCATGGCTATAATCGACCGGAAACACGCCGGTATCAATGTCGGTATAAGTCAAACGGATGGACATCAAGCTTTACCTGTCGGTTTTTTTGCGTAGCATAGCAATCGGCGGCATATTGCGTCTTGTTTTAAAACCGCTCCGGTTTCAGAATGCCACCAATTTCTTTTTTCGGATCTATTCATGGCCAACACATTGCTGGTTGTCGACGAACTTGCTGACTGGAGTCCTTATTACCCCAGCGATCAGGTAATGACCTTCGAAACCTATCTGGCTACCGAGCAAGGCGATGCCGATCAGCGAGTACGGGTGATCAATCTGTGCGGTAGTTACGCCTATCTGTCCGATGGCTATTACTGTTCCCTGTTGGCCGAGGCCCGCAATCATCACGTGATTCCGTCGGTCAAGGTCATCAACGATTTGGGCAAAAACGCATTGTATCGCTTGCAGCTGGACGATTTGAGTCAAGCCCTGGCTCGTGCCTTCAAGCATCGAAACCAAAACGGCGAATTTACCCTGTATAGCTATTTCGGCACCAGCCCCGAGCCGGAATTTCAGGAGTTGACCCGCTTGCTGTTCGAGCGCTTCCCGTGTCCGATTCTGCAAATCACCTTGCGCGGCCAGCAGCAGTGGGAAATTAGCGATTTGACCGCCATATCCCCGCGCCATTTGGACGATACCATGCAAACCTTGTTTGCCGAAGCGCTGGACAAGTTCAGCAAGAAAGTCTGGCGCAAGGGGCGGCCCCGTAAAGCGGCGCGTTACGATTTGGCGATTTTGATCAATCCTGAGGAAAAGCTGCCGCCCAGCAACCGTTCGGCCTTGAAGAAGTTTATTCGTACCGGCCGGCAATTAGGCATAGACGTCGAACTGATCACGCAAAAACATTATGGCCGGCTGCCGGAATTCGACGGCCTGTTCATCCGCGAAACCACCGCCATCGATCATCCGACCTACCGTTTCGCCAAAAAAGCCGAGGCCGAGGGTTTGGTGGTGATCGACGACCCGACTTCTATTCTGCGCTGCGCCAACAAAGTCTATCTGGCCGACATGTTTCGCACCCATAAGGTGCCGTCGCCGAAAACCTGGATCCTACACCGGGGCAATGCAGCCCATCTGGACAAGCTGGAAGCGACCGCCGGTTTCCCGGTAGTGATAAAGATTCCGGACGGTTCCTTCTCCAGGGGCATCGTCAAGGTCAACAACCGGCGGGAGCTGGAACAAAAAGTCGCTGAATTGTTCGAACAATCGGCGCTACTGCTGGCGCAGGAGTTTTTGTATACCGATTTCGACTGGCGCATCGGCGTATTCAACCATAAGGCCTTGTATGCCTGCCGCTATTTCATGGTGAAAAATCACTGGCAAATCTATCGGCACGGCGCCAACCGCACCGACAGCGGAAATTTCGCCACGATGCCGACTTTTGAAGTGCCCAAGGCGGTGCTGGATGCTGCCTTGAGAGCTACGCAGCCGATAGGTAACGGCCTTTACGGAGTCGATGTCAAGGAAATCGACGGCAAGGGTTACGTGATCGAAGTCAATGACAATCCGAACATCGACAGCGGTATCGAGGACAAATACCTGGGCGACGAATTGTACCGGCTGATCATGAGTGAATTCCTGCGGCGGATGGACAATCGCAGCAAGGGGCTGGAATAAAGGTCCGATCCATGGGGACGGGTTGTTTAGCGTCAATGATGTTATAACTGAGCCGAAGATGTAATCGGCATCTGCTTTATTGCAAATCGGGGGGGAGATTAATGACCAGCAGCATCGAAATCAGCGAAACCGTCCGCCATTACTATGGCGAAGTCCTGCAATCCAGCAACGATCTGAAAACCAGTGCCTGTTGCAGCATCGAGGCGATGCCGGGTTACTTAAGGGCCTTGCTGTCCGGTTTGCACCCGGAAGTGCTGGAGCGCTTCTACGGTTGCGGCTCGCCGCTGCCGCCGGCCCTGGAAGGCAAAACCGTGCTGGATCTGGGGTGCGGCACCGGTCGCGACTGTTATTTGTTGTCGCGCTTGGTCGGCCCGAATGGAAGAGTGCTCGGGGTAGACATGACGCCGGAACAACTGGAAGTGGCGGTACGCCACCGCGAATGGCATGCCGAACGTTTCGGCTACGCCAATGTCGATTTTCTGCATGGCCATATCGAAAATCTGGCCACGGTCGGCATCGCGGACAACAGCATCGATGTGGTGGTGTCCAATTGCGTGATCAACCTGTCGCCGGAAAAACCCAGAGTGCTGGCGGAAATCTTCCGAGTGCTGAAGCCGGGCGGTGAGCTATATTTTTCCGACGTATTCGCCGATCGCCGGATTCCGGGTGGACTACGGCATGACCCGGTGTTGCTGGGGGAATGCCTGGGCGGAGCCTTGTATTGGGAAGACTTCCGGCGCATTTTACAGGCGCTGGGTTGCCCGGACGTGCGGGCGGTCAAGCAAAATGCCATTAGCCTGGACGATCCGGAAGTGGTAGCCAAGATCGGCATGGTCAAGTTCAAATCGGTGACGGTGCGCGCCTTCAAGATGGCGTTGGAAGACCGCTGCGAGGATTACGGCCAGGTGGCCTGCTATCTAGGCACGATAGCGGAGCATCCGCATGTCTTCGATCTGGACGACCATCATCATTTCGAAACCGGCCGGCCCTTAAGAGTCTGCGGCAACACCGCCGACATGCTCGCCGCCAGTCGCTACGCCGAGCATTTTCAGGTTTTGGGCGACAAGTCCCGCCATTTCGGTTTGTTCGACTGTACGCCGGGTCCGCAAGGCGAATCGGCGGCGGCTGGTGGCGCGTGTTGTTGAGTTACGCGCCAGCGTTCCCTGGCAATTCAAGCTACGCTTGACCTTATCAAAGCCCCGGAATAGCAATGCGTACACACCTCGAATTTACCTCGTCCGATTTCCCCGCCTATCCCGGCGAGGAGCAAGAGATTAATCCTGGCCGCTTCGGTAAACGGTTGGCGGAGTTTCTCGCCCAAAAACTGCCCGAACATGGCTTTTCCGTTTCGTCTATTGGAACCGAGGATTGGGGAGTGATGGTGGAGTTGGAAAATGACGCGTTTCCATTGTGGATCGGCTGTGGAAATTACGAGGCATTTGAAAATGGATTTCTGTGTTTCATCGAGCCTTCCGTTCCTATTGTCCGCAAGTGGTTCAAAAAAATCGAAACCGGTTCGACTGTTGAAAAACTGGCCACCGCAATAGATGCGATCCTGATCGCTAGCGGCAAGGTTTCCAGTCCGCGCTGGTGGCCTGAAAACGAAGTCAAACCCTGACAAATCTAGCTCGCTGGAGTTTTTCAACTGGCGCCTACAACGAGCCGAGTCATTTCACTCGCGCCCTATCATTGAATAAATTCAATGCTTTCTTTGTTTTCTTTTCAGTGCTTGTTTGATTTTCTCGATATTTTCAACGCCAAGGCCTGATCTACCACAGGTGTTGCCGAATAAAGCGGCTTGACCGTCCGGCGTTATTTTGCTGACTGCGAAAACGTACTCATCGCCCTCGGCAAATAGGCTAATGTTCGGTCTTTGATGAACAAAGTCATACTGGAATTGCAAATTTGTTGCCGATGTGTTTCCCTTCAGGATTTCCATTACATCGATGTTGAATTGGTGTTTACAAATATCGGGGCCGCACTGCGCGGAAACAAGATCGGCTTTATTGGATTGAGTAACCTTGCCATGAATGATGAAAGGGATCTTGTCGATTGATTTAAGGAAATCAAACGGTACGCACCTTGCCATGGCCGTGCCGGGAATTAAACAGACTAACAGGGATAACGTTAAAAGTCGCATGTCTTTGCCCCCGAATACTGAAACCAATGATGCGAGCTTTAACCGGAAAGGCCCGGTGTGTAGGGACTGTGTGGGTCGTCAACTCCGGTACGAAATTCCGTAAGCGTCCCCAATCCACAATGGGGAAGCGCGTCTTCGGCGGCCGTGCTTGCGCCGCCAGGTGCGCCATTACAATGCGCGAGTTCATGTATCAAAGTCGCCAGCACGGTCCATCGGCCGATCCTGAACGCACTGGGTCCGATAGCGCATTCCGTGGCAAAACCGGCGGCCCCCGGCGTTACGCCGAAGTCGTTAAGCGTGGCATGAAAATTGACCCAGATGTTGCTGTCGGCAAGTAATGCCGTGAGGGAGCGGGAGCCGGCGGTGATATTGCGAAAGTAGACGTCGGCCGAAGGTATATTCTTGGCGATCCATATCGCGCGTTGACGTGCCCATCTCATCGTATCGCGACGGGAGTTTGGAAACGCGATGAATCCTGCATGCGGGCTGACGTGATCCCCGATGTTGATTTGGATAGTCATATTACCTTCTCATTCAAATAGGTAGGACCGATTGATTATAGAAAGAATGGCTTTTTAAACAAGTTAAAAAATGAATTAAGGGTCAATCATCACTGGATACTGTTTCGATAAGGTTTCTTGAACGGATTGTTTCGATCTGGCTTATTCAGCTTAATGACATTACTATGCGCCACCGTGGTGTTTCCTGTTGGTGATTGTTCCGGGCAAATCCGAACCAACCGGCCACGCCTTACCATCAAGTCATACAGGAAACGTGCATGGCGCCTGGTGATGACTGGAACCCAAAAACACTTAGTTAAGGAGCGCCGATCATGGCTTTAGTGTCATTACGACAACTTTTGGATTATGCGGCGGAGCAGGGCTTTGCCGTTCCCGCATTCAATATCAGTAACATGGAGCAAGTTCAAGCCATCATGCGAGCGGCTGATGCCTGCAATAGCCCGGTGATTATGCAAGGCTCGGCCGGCGCCAATCGTTATGCGGGCGAGGTATTTTTACGCCATTTGATTCTGGCGGCCGTCGAACAATATCCGCATATCCCGGTTGTAATGCATCGGGATCATGCGCCCACCCCCGACATCTGCGCGCAGGCCATTCAATCGGGTTTCAGCTCGGTGATGATGGACGGCTCGTTGCTGGAAGACATGAAAACGCCGGCTTCTTTTGAATACAACGTGGACGTGACTCGCGCCGTGGTCAGGATGGCGCATGCTTGCGGCGTATCGGTGGAAGGTGAAATCGGTTGTTTGGGGGCATTGGAAACCCAGCAAGATCATAGTCAATTGCTGACCGATCCCGATGAAGCGGTCGAATTTGTCAAACAAACCCAAATCGATGCGCTGGCTGTTGCCATCGGCACCAGTCATGGTGCGTACAAGTTCAGCAAGCCGCCTACCGGCGAGGTTTTGGTGATCAGCCGCTTAAAAAGCTTGCAACAACGCTTGTCGAATACCCATTTTGTCATGCACGGTTCCAGTTCGGTGCCTCAGGATTGGCTGAAAGTCATCAACGAATACGGTGGCGAAATTCCGCAAACTTACGGCGTGCCGGTTGAGGAAATTGTCGAAGGGATTAAATACGGCGTCCGCAAAGTCAATATCGATACCGACTTACGCATGGCTTCCACCGGTGCCATGCGCCGATGATGTGTCAACACTTTTCCGGACACACAGCTAAGCAGCTTTAAGCTGCACTTCGTAGTCAACGGGCGACAGGTAGCCATGGGCGGAATGAAGTCGCTCGCGGTTATAAAACACTTCGATATATTCGAATACGGCCTGCCTGGCCTCGGATCGGGTTCGATAGGTCTGGTGATGTATCAACTCGGTTTTCAGGGTATGAAAGAAACTTTCCGAGACGGCATTATCCCAGCAGTTTCCCTTACGACTCATGCTTTGCCGGATGCCGTGTTGCGTTAATAAGGCTCGATGGCTGTCCGATGCATATTGGCTGCCGCGATCGGTATGCCATAGCAAGCCTTTCTCGGGCTTGCGCTTCCAAACCGCCATCAGTAGCGCATCGTTCACCAGTTTGGTCCGCATATGTTCGGCCATAGACCAGCCCACGACTTGCCGGGAATAGAGATCAATCACCACGGCCAGATACAGCCAGCCCTCCTGCGTATGGATATAGGTGATGTCGCCGGCATAGACTTGATTGGGCTTTTCCACGGCAAATTGCCGATCCAGGTGATTGGACGCAACCGGTTGATGATGCTTCGAATTCGTCGTGGCTTTGAATTTGCGCTTGGTTTTACAGGCCAACCCCGCTTCCCGCATCAAACGACCGATACGGCGGCGGCTGACGGTTCGGTTCTGAGCGGATAAGGCGGCTTTGAGACGGCGCGTACCGTAGGTTGCCCGGCTTTTGCCAAAGGTGCTTTGGATCATCTCGGATAGGGCGGCATCGTCTTGTTCGCCCGCAGAGGGGCCTTGCTTCAGCCAGTCGTAGTAGGCGCTTCGGGATACCCTCATGAACCGGCACAGGGTATCTACCGCAAAGTCCTCTGCATGCTGCTTGATCCAGGCGTACTTCATCTTTGTTCCTTGGCGAAGTACGCCGCTGCCTTTTTTAGTAAATCGCGCTCCTCGGTCAATCGGGCCACTTCCTTCTTAAGGCGCTTGAGTTCATCGTACAGATGTTCATCGGTACGGACCGCTTTATTGCTGTCTTTGGGGCGACTGTATTTTCCTATCCAGGTATGCAAGGTATTGACGTTAATGCCAAGATCCTGGGCTACCTGGCTGATCGGTTTATCGGATTCATTCGCCAACTTGACGGCTGAGGCTCTGAATTCGGCTGTATAGGTATTGGGTTTTTCTTGGCTCATTTTGGATTCACGCTTTTTCAGGTTATTTTAAAAAGTGTGTCCGGTTTAGTGTAGCCACATCACCTGTTCCCGCTGCCATTTGGCTGTTCAGTTCCGGTGTGCTTGGTTTGACAGGGTTGGCTTCGTTGAGACGTAAATCTCGTCAACATTAATTGTGAGGATGCAAGGAGAAATCGGGGTCAGGTCTTTCAATCAAGCATGCATGGCTAACTTGGAAGGCAGTTACTTATTCAATTGCTGTCACTCAAAATCATAGACAGCAGTCCGGTTTTGGCCGAAACTTGCCGTGTCCTACAGTTACAAGTGTCCACTGAAATTTTTCACTATTTCCGGCAGAAAATCCGGTTTATTTCAAAAATTACGTCAAAACCAGCCTTGATAGTAACACAAAAAACGAAATAGCCTTTATAAATCAATCGTTCAGTTTTTATTAATTGTGTCATCCGACATCAGCGCATAAGCCTGACATACGATGGCGACGTCGGCCTGGTGATGGAACTGCAAATCTATGTTATTGAACGGCACTCAATCGAACCAATGCGCATGTTTGATGTGCAGATTGAC comes from the Methylomonas sp. LL1 genome and includes:
- a CDS encoding transposase; translation: MSQEKPNTYTAEFRASAVKLANESDKPISQVAQDLGINVNTLHTWIGKYSRPKDSNKAVRTDEHLYDELKRLKKEVARLTEERDLLKKAAAYFAKEQR